From Juglans regia cultivar Chandler chromosome 6, Walnut 2.0, whole genome shotgun sequence, the proteins below share one genomic window:
- the LOC108987460 gene encoding RING-H2 finger protein ATL11-like, with amino-acid sequence MTVLKQQNHSGRISGLLRFIHGVAWIVELLVLMQLSPLAAAQNLPPPQGTVPGPQDPLAGLKFDKRMALIMVILVAVFFVLGFLSVYVRQCTDYRIRGRLDHSIPVGGNDRRSRMARGVDSSTINTFPTFVYSTVKGLKIGKGSLECAVCLNEFEDDETLRLLPKCSHVFHTDCIDAWLASHSTCPVCRANLILKPGEIPSVMHIPDLDNDPVEPDRLPDTDETQSRVADNHIIESDAPNVNLVNHAQGTNQNRPPRSRSSGFRITGIFPRSHSTGHSLVQPGENCERFTLRLPEDVRSRLINSTLNRTSSSTAFPRVRSSRRGYRSASVGTGGGRNYMFQERVNRSGRWRFPLTRSFLSRTGSARSQKAAMDDVGESSSERLRPDSQV; translated from the coding sequence ATGACCGTCCTCAAGCAGCAGAACCACAGCGGGAGGATTTCCGGACTCTTGAGATTCATTCATGGCGTCGCTTGGATAGTCGAGCTGCTTGTTCTGATGCAATTGTCACCGCTCGCCGCCGCACAGAACTTACCGCCACCGCAAGGTACCGTACCTGGGCCGCAGGACCCACTCGCCGGTCTTAAGTTCGACAAGCGCATGGCACTCATCATGGTGATCCTCGTCGCGGTCTTCTTTGTCCTCGGCTTTCTCTCCGTCTACGTGCGCCAGTGCACAGACTACCGCATCCGCGGCCGCCTCGACCACTCCATCCCCGTCGGTGGAAACGACCGGCGCTCTCGCATGGCGCGTGGCGTCGACTCGAGCACTATCAACACCTTCCCGACCTTTGTGTACTCCACAGTCAAGGGGCTCAAGATCGGTAAGGGCTCGCTGGAGTGTGCCGTGTGCTTGAACGAGTTCGAAGACGACGAGACGCTGCGTTTGCTCCCCAAGTGCAGCCACGTCTTCCACACCGATTGCATCGACGCCTGGTTGGCTTCTCATTCTACTTGCCCCGTTTGTCGGGCCAATCTGATCCTAAAACCCGGCGAAATCCCATCTGTTATGCATATTCCCGATCTCGACAACGATCCGGTCGAACCCGATCGGCTACCCGATACCGACGAGACTCAATCTCGTGTCGCTGATAATCACATCATAGAGTCAGATGCTCCGAACGTGAATTTAGTAAATCATGCTCAGGGGACCAATCAGAACCGTCCACCCCGTTCTCGGTCATCGGGGTTCCGAATTACCGGGATATTCCCGCGGTCACACTCGACGGGTCACTCGCTGGTTCAACCGGGCGAGAACTGCGAGAGGTTCACGCTGAGGTTACCGGAGGACGTAAGGAGTCGGCTGATAAACTCGACCTTGAACCGGACGAGCAGCAGCACGGCATTTCCTCGGGTGAGGAGTTCGAGGAGGGGTTACCGGAGTGCCAGTGTGGGGACTGGGGGTGGAAGGAACTATATGTTTCAAGAACGGGTAAACCGATCGGGCCGGTGGCGATTTCCGCTgactagaagttttctttcccgGACCGGTTCAGCACGTTCTCAAAAGGCAGCAATGGACGACGTCGGAGAAAGTTCGTCGGAACGTCTCCGTCCTGACAGTCAAGTTTAG